From one Bacteroidota bacterium genomic stretch:
- a CDS encoding T9SS type A sorting domain-containing protein — protein MSGLASFQYEGEILVPIYNDEELEGDLSMLINLQPKFIGRAAGEWFQFGLDELHFERAAYIAERFHSIDPDIILQAAVFEHIENILQPPDQGIQNIIIPNYVEAEFGLDTLPLRYFDYDLMVYDDWISNITHKDVPDITKLFTQMWIYYRATRYISIGYEAVHFGQFAVMNDNDICNYNWGITLKRIREFAKNGSPEFNLPGARRGIVICDAHTPGLEEDFDAPYFNCTDTLLFDLLSFPSVIQEGYKVNNPDNYFDGYDRTCYVDGDVKPSLLTHGYGGITASEWGWTADESNPIPMIIELDEGQSHSVCEGENTSGNFECQSDQDPAIERPRWLIWGWDEITYFALQSESYRNYLLSYFYETIHQTDKNAFFQIPLRRNLFAWHDDIYKANNGYGNQETAIKWIWNNSGKFDFCDKTIISSDFTKADNYLLEHNLINRLSDVNGDHADDIITISSSSVFVKTSADKNFSASTVWLSDADFEIIKTAGKRIYLYDFNGDNNNDLIGIDDSGIFICKSTGINFESGYYGVLHDEILPIGIINPNNYIFSDFNADHKIDIAYFDNGIAKVALSNGLEFELTNTSDDIWNETFIKDADWDNQFNLRLTGDVNGDEKQDIIEFGDNEILVGIASDNNFEVNTWLINDFCKNQNWNNTENVRLLADVNGDGMDDVVGFGYWGVMVSLSTGEGFSEPDFWIYNYGTNNQSGGWLNGLHIRTLADMNGDNMFDIVGFGNNGLMVSMSTGSSFSSIALYTDFDYPEYNTINNSRLIGNTDDDKRAEIIAFGEYQLYELNCDVNYKEQMKGDKLLTATNQILISPNPAKNFITVQIDQPFDGVLQVINALGEIVITDNINHYQHEKVINFASDLPNGIYLISISNETVVLTGKFIKFE, from the coding sequence ATGAGTGGATTAGCATCGTTTCAATATGAGGGTGAAATATTAGTGCCAATTTATAACGATGAAGAACTTGAGGGCGATTTAAGCATGTTGATCAATTTGCAGCCAAAGTTTATTGGCAGAGCAGCAGGAGAATGGTTCCAATTCGGATTAGACGAATTACATTTTGAACGAGCAGCATATATAGCAGAACGGTTTCATTCAATTGATCCGGATATTATTTTACAGGCTGCAGTATTTGAACATATTGAGAATATCTTGCAACCGCCTGACCAGGGGATTCAAAATATTATTATTCCAAATTATGTTGAAGCAGAATTTGGGTTAGATACGCTACCACTTAGATATTTTGATTATGATTTAATGGTGTATGATGACTGGATTAGCAATATCACGCATAAAGATGTGCCTGATATAACAAAATTATTCACTCAAATGTGGATTTATTATCGTGCTACCAGATATATTTCAATTGGTTATGAAGCAGTGCATTTTGGGCAATTTGCAGTAATGAATGACAATGATATCTGCAATTATAATTGGGGAATTACATTAAAACGTATACGGGAATTTGCAAAAAATGGCAGCCCTGAATTTAATTTACCCGGCGCAAGGAGAGGTATCGTAATTTGTGATGCCCATACACCGGGATTAGAAGAGGATTTTGATGCTCCGTATTTTAATTGCACCGATACCTTGTTGTTTGATTTACTTTCTTTCCCTAGCGTAATTCAAGAGGGCTATAAGGTAAATAATCCTGATAATTATTTTGATGGCTACGACAGAACATGTTATGTTGATGGGGATGTAAAACCTTCATTGCTAACACATGGGTATGGCGGAATAACAGCATCTGAGTGGGGTTGGACTGCAGACGAAAGTAACCCAATTCCAATGATTATCGAACTGGATGAAGGACAGTCACACAGCGTTTGTGAAGGGGAAAATACAAGTGGTAATTTTGAATGCCAATCGGACCAGGATCCGGCAATAGAGCGACCACGATGGTTAATTTGGGGTTGGGATGAAATTACTTATTTCGCATTACAGTCTGAAAGTTACAGAAATTATTTGTTGTCCTATTTTTATGAAACAATCCATCAAACAGATAAAAATGCTTTTTTTCAAATTCCATTACGCCGTAATTTATTCGCATGGCATGATGATATTTATAAAGCTAATAATGGTTATGGTAATCAGGAAACTGCCATAAAATGGATATGGAATAATTCGGGTAAGTTTGATTTTTGCGATAAAACAATAATATCCTCAGATTTTACAAAGGCAGATAACTATTTACTTGAACATAATCTGATCAACCGATTGAGTGATGTTAATGGTGATCATGCAGATGATATCATTACAATTTCAAGTAGCAGTGTTTTTGTGAAAACTTCTGCGGATAAAAACTTCTCAGCAAGCACGGTTTGGCTCTCTGATGCTGATTTTGAAATTATTAAAACTGCAGGAAAGAGAATTTATCTTTATGATTTTAATGGTGATAATAATAATGATTTAATTGGGATAGACGATAGCGGTATTTTCATCTGTAAATCCACAGGAATAAATTTTGAATCTGGATATTATGGCGTTTTACATGATGAGATTTTACCGATAGGAATTATTAATCCGAATAACTATATATTCAGTGATTTTAATGCTGATCATAAAATCGATATCGCCTATTTTGATAACGGTATCGCGAAAGTTGCATTGTCAAATGGTTTGGAGTTTGAATTAACCAACACATCAGATGATATTTGGAATGAAACATTTATTAAAGATGCAGACTGGGATAATCAATTTAATTTAAGATTAACAGGTGATGTGAATGGTGATGAAAAACAAGATATTATTGAATTTGGTGATAATGAAATTTTGGTCGGTATAGCAAGTGATAACAATTTTGAAGTGAATACATGGTTGATTAATGATTTTTGTAAAAACCAGAATTGGAATAACACCGAAAATGTTCGGTTATTAGCCGATGTCAACGGAGATGGGATGGATGATGTTGTGGGATTTGGTTACTGGGGCGTAATGGTGTCACTCTCAACAGGTGAAGGTTTTTCAGAACCTGATTTTTGGATTTATAACTATGGAACAAATAATCAATCAGGTGGCTGGTTAAATGGTTTGCACATCAGAACGCTTGCTGATATGAACGGAGATAATATGTTCGACATTGTTGGTTTTGGAAATAACGGTCTTATGGTTTCAATGTCAACAGGTAGTAGTTTTTCGTCAATCGCCTTATATACAGATTTTGATTATCCCGAATACAATACCATTAATAATTCACGGTTAATAGGAAATACAGATGATGATAAACGTGCAGAAATAATTGCATTTGGTGAATACCAGTTGTATGAATTAAATTGCGATGTCAACTATAAAGAACAGATGAAAGGTGATAAATTATTGACAGCAACTAACCAAATATTAATTTCCCCCAACCCGGCTAAAAATTTTATAACTGTTCAAATTGATCAGCCATTTGATGGTGTTTTGCAGGTAATCAATGCTTTAGGAGAAATTGTAATTACTGATAATATCAACCATTATCAGCATGAAAAAGTAATTAATTTTGCATCCGATTTACCCAATGGTATCTATTTAATTTCGATATCAAATGAAACAGTGGTATTAACGGGTAAATTTATCAAGTTTGAATAG
- the selD gene encoding selenide, water dikinase SelD, translating into MEPIKLTQYSHGAGCGCKISPKILDEILKTAGKQGIFPQLLVGNETKDDAAVYDLGNGTGLVSTTDFFMPIVDDPIKFGRIASVNAISDVYAMGGKPIMAIAILGWPIDKIAPEYAGMVLDGARQACADAGIPLAGGHSIDCPEPVFGLAVSGLVDLPNLKTNSGAGVGCKLFLTKKLGVGILTTAQKKNILLPEHADIAPDSMMQLNKIGALFGGLSYVEAMTDVTGFGLMGHLIEMCEGSNLSAEINFDLVPTIDKNILNHYLDQKSVPGGTNRNFASYGNKISGLDEYKKAILCDPQTSGGLLVAVSKGFEQIFMQVCANENIQVEAFGELVEPQASTVVIL; encoded by the coding sequence ATGGAACCAATCAAACTCACCCAATATTCGCATGGAGCCGGTTGTGGCTGTAAAATTTCGCCTAAAATACTGGATGAAATTTTGAAAACTGCCGGAAAACAAGGCATCTTTCCTCAACTTTTGGTTGGTAATGAAACCAAAGATGATGCTGCGGTATATGATTTGGGAAATGGGACCGGTTTAGTTTCTACTACAGATTTTTTTATGCCGATAGTAGATGATCCAATTAAATTTGGTCGTATTGCAAGCGTAAATGCCATTAGTGATGTATATGCAATGGGTGGCAAACCTATTATGGCTATTGCAATTTTAGGTTGGCCAATTGATAAAATTGCTCCTGAATACGCCGGAATGGTATTAGATGGTGCACGACAAGCATGTGCGGATGCAGGCATACCGTTGGCCGGGGGACACAGTATTGATTGTCCGGAACCTGTTTTTGGTTTGGCAGTGAGTGGTTTGGTAGATTTACCCAATTTAAAAACAAATTCAGGTGCAGGTGTGGGATGTAAATTATTTCTTACGAAAAAATTAGGTGTGGGCATTCTTACCACAGCTCAAAAGAAAAATATTTTGTTGCCGGAACATGCAGATATCGCTCCGGATAGCATGATGCAATTAAATAAAATTGGTGCTTTATTTGGCGGCTTAAGTTATGTTGAAGCAATGACTGATGTAACAGGGTTCGGCTTAATGGGTCACCTGATAGAAATGTGTGAAGGCAGTAATTTGAGTGCAGAAATAAATTTTGATTTGGTACCGACAATTGATAAAAATATACTCAATCATTATCTTGATCAAAAATCTGTTCCGGGTGGCACTAACAGAAATTTTGCGAGTTACGGAAATAAAATATCAGGCTTAGATGAATATAAAAAAGCCATTTTATGCGACCCTCAAACCAGCGGTGGGCTGCTAGTAGCCGTAAGCAAAGGTTTTGAGCAAATATTTATGCAGGTGTGTGCGAATGAAAATATTCAGGTTGAAGCATTTGGTGAATTGGTTGAGCCGCAAGCATCAACAGTAGTTATTCTTTAA
- a CDS encoding aminotransferase class I/II-fold pyridoxal phosphate-dependent enzyme has protein sequence MAENLIGSEIIKLAGEVNERMKRGEKIYNLTIGDFDPKIFPIPAELEAEIINAYKNNETNYPAANGLESLRKAAQHFVGSHNGLKYETDEFLIAGGGRPLIYATYITLLDKGDKVIYPIPSWNNNHYTHLSFCEKIEVETKPENNFMPTAEEIAPHISDATLIALCSPLNPTGTAFTKNALAEICDLVIAENKRRSPDQKPLYIMYDQLYWTLTFGETHHYDPVSLRPELRDYVIYIDGLSKAFSATGVRVGWSFGPRYIIDKMKSILSHIGAWAPKAEQVAAAKYLMNDEAINRFLSAYKHQIQNRLEGFYQGIQSLKSKGYHVDCIAPQSAIYLTVKCDLRGATKADGNKINSMSDVAAYLLNDAGIALVPFYAFGSEKESPWFRLSVGTCSMEDVSGTISSLERALGELKY, from the coding sequence ATGGCAGAAAACCTGATTGGTTCAGAAATAATAAAACTGGCCGGCGAAGTAAATGAGCGTATGAAACGCGGCGAAAAAATTTACAATTTAACCATTGGTGATTTCGACCCTAAAATATTTCCTATTCCTGCTGAATTAGAAGCGGAAATAATCAATGCCTATAAAAATAATGAAACTAACTATCCGGCTGCCAACGGATTAGAATCGTTACGTAAAGCAGCACAACATTTTGTGGGAAGTCATAACGGTTTAAAATATGAAACTGATGAATTTTTAATTGCAGGTGGCGGTCGACCTTTAATTTATGCAACCTATATTACATTATTGGATAAAGGTGATAAAGTAATTTATCCGATACCAAGCTGGAATAATAATCACTACACCCATTTAAGTTTTTGTGAAAAAATTGAAGTAGAAACCAAGCCTGAAAATAATTTTATGCCAACGGCTGAAGAAATTGCACCCCATATTTCCGATGCTACTTTAATTGCATTATGTTCTCCATTAAATCCTACGGGAACCGCCTTTACAAAAAATGCACTGGCTGAAATTTGTGATTTGGTAATTGCTGAAAACAAACGTCGCAGTCCTGATCAAAAGCCATTATACATCATGTATGATCAATTGTATTGGACGCTTACTTTTGGCGAAACGCATCATTATGATCCCGTTTCTTTACGTCCTGAATTGCGTGATTATGTAATTTATATCGATGGTTTAAGTAAGGCATTTTCGGCAACCGGAGTCCGTGTGGGCTGGAGTTTCGGTCCGCGTTATATTATAGATAAAATGAAAAGTATTTTGAGCCATATCGGAGCCTGGGCGCCAAAAGCAGAGCAGGTTGCAGCCGCAAAATACTTGATGAACGATGAAGCGATTAATCGTTTTCTTTCTGCATATAAACATCAAATTCAAAACAGACTCGAAGGTTTTTATCAGGGCATTCAATCGTTAAAGTCGAAAGGATATCACGTTGATTGTATTGCTCCACAATCTGCAATTTATTTAACTGTTAAATGCGATTTACGCGGTGCTACAAAAGCTGATGGCAATAAAATAAATTCGATGAGTGATGTTGCTGCCTATTTATTAAATGATGCCGGAATTGCACTGGTTCCATTTTATGCATTTGGCAGTGAAAAGGAAAGTCCATGGTTCAGACTTAGTGTTGGAACTTGCAGTATGGAAGATGTAAGCGGTACTATTAGTAGTTTAGAAAGAGCCCTGGGCGAATTAAAATATTGA
- a CDS encoding acyl-CoA thioesterase, which translates to MLTHEIKVRGFHCDMFGHVNNARYLEFLEETRWEWLNRLTSFDFFERKNMSFVVVSVTIHYRWPSVLNDVLEISVEMKQMSNRSATVHQRVVRKHDQKLIAEADVTFAMVDNTTMKSVPIDEELRAMLTA; encoded by the coding sequence ATGCTTACGCACGAAATAAAAGTAAGAGGGTTTCATTGTGATATGTTTGGACATGTTAATAATGCCCGATACCTCGAATTTCTTGAAGAAACCCGCTGGGAATGGCTTAACCGCTTGACTTCATTCGATTTTTTTGAAAGAAAAAACATGAGTTTTGTGGTAGTAAGTGTAACTATTCATTACCGTTGGCCAAGTGTATTAAATGATGTGCTTGAAATTAGTGTAGAGATGAAACAAATGAGCAATAGAAGTGCAACTGTTCACCAACGTGTTGTTCGTAAACACGATCAGAAATTAATTGCTGAAGCAGATGTAACTTTTGCAATGGTGGATAATACCACAATGAAATCTGTTCCTATTGATGAGGAATTGAGAGCAATGCTGACAGCATAA
- a CDS encoding SDR family oxidoreductase yields MHNQSMLKEGSLSGKTIVVTGGGTGLGKSMSKYFLELGANVVITSRKLDVIEKTAAELSAETKGNCFAVACDVRIYEQVENVLQESIKKFGRVDILLNNAAGNFISPTERLSHRAFDTVVDIVLKGSYNCTLAFGKYWIENKIPAAVLNIVTTYAWTGSGYVVPSACGKAGVLALTRSLAVEWGKYGIRLNAIAPGPFPTEGAWSRLMPPDMKDDFDIAKRNAIGRVGEHQELANLAAYLISDYASYITGEVVVIDGGEWIKGAGEFNMLDKVPTQLWDMMEMMRKK; encoded by the coding sequence ATGCATAATCAATCGATGTTGAAAGAAGGCAGCCTGAGTGGTAAAACCATTGTTGTTACAGGTGGTGGAACAGGTTTAGGTAAAAGTATGAGTAAATATTTTTTAGAACTTGGTGCTAACGTAGTAATTACCTCTCGCAAACTGGATGTAATTGAAAAAACTGCTGCTGAATTAAGTGCTGAAACAAAAGGGAATTGTTTTGCAGTTGCTTGTGATGTAAGAATTTATGAGCAGGTAGAAAATGTATTACAGGAATCGATAAAAAAATTCGGCAGAGTTGATATTTTATTAAACAATGCTGCAGGAAATTTTATCTCGCCTACTGAACGATTGAGCCACCGCGCTTTTGATACGGTAGTAGACATCGTTTTAAAAGGCAGTTATAATTGCACCCTAGCATTTGGAAAATATTGGATTGAAAATAAAATACCTGCTGCTGTTTTAAATATTGTTACCACTTACGCCTGGACAGGCAGCGGTTATGTAGTACCAAGTGCCTGTGGTAAAGCAGGTGTATTGGCACTTACAAGAAGTCTGGCTGTTGAATGGGGAAAATACGGTATCCGATTAAATGCAATTGCACCGGGACCTTTCCCGACTGAAGGTGCATGGAGCAGATTAATGCCACCCGATATGAAAGATGATTTCGATATCGCCAAACGCAATGCAATTGGCCGGGTTGGCGAACATCAGGAATTAGCAAATCTCGCAGCCTACCTGATTTCCGATTACGCATCCTATATTACCGGTGAAGTAGTGGTAATTGATGGCGGCGAATGGATAAAAGGTGCCGGTGAATTTAATATGCTGGATAAAGTGCCAACCCAGCTTTGGGATATGATGGAGATGATGCGAAAAAAGTGA
- a CDS encoding T9SS type A sorting domain-containing protein encodes MQASRNHYILLSILTFALVFTTPVNAQNYRLLNENRDLTFARLKTTGMDSIYYFIQVDSFEVSGTDSIFYFNYQLQNSPEPECDFIYNDTILLGNRVVVTSDTDGTYIFFNQQNDSIFIKSTIKNGDTWKMYKWPDGSYVKATVVNHIYGGIINGLFDSLYRVKLNVFTAAGAMLTTVFPNDTKIDISENYGLVETFNLNIFPLPGDSLARVTRGITNPDVGIVDVNAQHAFNFNTGYEYHYREEVAPDLIYDVDKRISAFKYFVLAKTLSPTNASYSIERIQFDTLYTDDGIQLNIIWDTINLVYNYTDYAFLDTPELKVFNSTNAGYSDWMKDDTIFAGIPHKYVYDWYQFDEGTRCLSNPELINMPEQLYGEGLGVMHYLDSTDNSNYYKLDMQYFKLGLNEWGNPYDFSVLDNSIFGAKTSNEFKIYPNPTNNYIKLPEYLVDLNNCQFYIYNLEGKTIKSGESDYLIDVSSLTNGVYFIQVITTNGTWNSTFVKQNY; translated from the coding sequence ATGCAGGCATCTCGCAACCATTATATATTACTATCGATATTAACCTTTGCCTTGGTATTTACGACCCCTGTAAATGCACAAAATTACCGCTTGTTAAATGAAAATCGAGATCTAACGTTTGCCCGTCTCAAAACAACAGGGATGGATAGTATTTATTATTTCATTCAGGTTGATTCGTTTGAAGTTTCTGGCACTGACAGCATATTTTATTTCAACTATCAATTACAAAATTCCCCTGAACCTGAGTGCGACTTTATATATAATGATACCATTTTACTTGGCAACCGGGTAGTGGTTACGTCAGATACCGACGGCACTTATATCTTTTTCAACCAACAAAATGACAGTATTTTCATTAAGTCTACCATTAAAAATGGTGATACCTGGAAGATGTATAAGTGGCCTGATGGCAGTTATGTAAAAGCTACAGTTGTTAATCATATTTATGGCGGAATTATCAATGGCTTATTTGACTCATTGTATCGTGTTAAATTAAATGTTTTTACAGCCGCCGGCGCTATGCTTACAACGGTATTCCCTAATGACACAAAAATTGATATTTCTGAAAATTATGGACTCGTGGAAACTTTCAATTTAAATATTTTTCCATTACCGGGCGATTCACTTGCCAGGGTAACAAGGGGAATTACGAATCCGGATGTTGGCATTGTAGATGTTAATGCGCAACATGCATTTAATTTCAATACCGGATATGAATATCATTATAGAGAAGAAGTTGCACCGGACTTAATTTATGATGTTGACAAAAGAATTAGTGCTTTTAAGTATTTTGTATTGGCAAAAACATTGTCCCCAACTAATGCTTCATATTCAATAGAGCGCATTCAATTTGATACCCTTTACACTGATGACGGAATTCAACTAAATATCATTTGGGATACAATTAATCTTGTTTACAACTATACTGATTATGCATTTTTAGACACGCCTGAATTAAAAGTGTTCAATTCAACAAATGCCGGATATAGTGATTGGATGAAAGATGATACAATATTTGCCGGCATACCGCATAAATATGTTTATGATTGGTATCAATTTGATGAAGGAACAAGATGTTTGTCAAATCCGGAATTAATAAATATGCCTGAACAATTATATGGTGAAGGTTTAGGGGTTATGCATTATCTGGATTCAACCGACAATAGCAATTATTATAAATTAGATATGCAATATTTTAAATTAGGCCTGAATGAATGGGGAAATCCTTATGATTTTAGTGTGCTTGACAATAGCATATTCGGGGCCAAAACTTCTAATGAATTTAAAATATATCCTAACCCTACAAATAACTATATCAAATTACCTGAATATCTGGTTGATTTAAATAACTGTCAATTTTATATTTATAATCTGGAGGGTAAAACAATTAAAAGTGGCGAAAGTGATTACCTAATTGATGTAAGTAGCTTAACAAATGGCGTTTATTTTATACAGGTAATTACAACAAATGGAACATGGAATTCTACTTTTGTGAAGCAAAATTATTGA